Proteins found in one Mycoplasma sp. 1578d genomic segment:
- a CDS encoding amidohydrolase, with protein sequence MKSIGFINGKVYLSNAKFAQAFLIKEHKFLTVGSNDQILNEQPDQIIDLKGKTVIPGFIDSHVHFFYSAKYAHYLNIGSAKNFDDIARLIDQFQQKHKIQSDSVIIGYGLNELNLQEGKIPKRKELDQMLENVPLFLWRGDYHSGVCNTQALKRFDLFKQNAVSPGSIIELDEQGWPTGFVREMITWRIEKLISKSDIEKEAAYLKKYVQYANEIGLTGIYTCDLRNANWQSSLEQIQMLENDLTLEVYHQLWLTETEWLKDFLSKKDQIILPDNHKLAAIKFFADGTNYSNTSSLSQELATKFNKQSLKPYTEERDFEQYVRELNQLGFAVTTHAIGDRAIASVIENYQKVDKTNQARNAIIHACYLNKDLIKQLAHSNIPVGFEMCSLKNNFVRELDESFLPFKTCLDNQVNVGMSTDHLVFPLEPLNNVYWAVNHPNKQERVSIYQAIDAYTKGSAYFMNAEKIMGQIKTDYLANFVIYEQDIFDVNRIEQLKTIKPFQTWFRGKVVWSNQK encoded by the coding sequence ATGAAGTCAATTGGTTTTATAAATGGCAAAGTATATCTTTCAAACGCAAAATTTGCACAAGCTTTCTTAATTAAAGAACATAAATTTTTAACAGTAGGTTCAAATGATCAAATTTTAAACGAACAACCAGATCAAATTATTGATTTAAAAGGAAAAACAGTAATTCCTGGATTTATCGACAGTCATGTGCATTTCTTTTATTCAGCTAAATATGCTCATTATCTTAATATTGGATCTGCTAAAAATTTTGATGATATAGCTAGGTTAATTGATCAGTTTCAACAAAAACACAAGATCCAGAGCGATAGTGTTATTATTGGATATGGTTTAAACGAATTAAATTTACAAGAAGGAAAAATACCTAAACGAAAAGAATTAGATCAAATGCTAGAGAATGTGCCTTTATTTTTATGGAGAGGCGATTATCACTCAGGAGTTTGCAATACACAAGCTTTAAAAAGATTTGACCTATTTAAACAAAATGCCGTAAGTCCTGGTTCAATTATTGAACTAGACGAACAAGGATGGCCTACTGGTTTTGTTCGTGAGATGATCACATGAAGAATTGAAAAGCTTATTTCTAAATCAGATATTGAAAAAGAAGCTGCTTATCTTAAAAAATATGTCCAATATGCAAATGAAATAGGATTAACCGGAATTTATACTTGTGATTTAAGAAATGCGAATTGACAAAGTAGTCTCGAGCAAATTCAAATGCTTGAGAATGATTTAACTTTAGAAGTTTATCACCAACTTTGACTAACTGAAACAGAATGATTAAAAGATTTTCTTAGCAAAAAAGATCAAATTATTCTCCCTGATAATCATAAACTTGCCGCAATTAAGTTTTTTGCCGATGGAACAAATTATTCAAACACATCATCATTGAGTCAAGAACTAGCAACTAAATTCAATAAACAAAGCTTAAAGCCTTACACTGAAGAACGTGATTTTGAGCAATATGTAAGAGAACTTAATCAACTGGGGTTCGCTGTCACTACGCATGCAATTGGCGATCGGGCTATTGCTTCGGTCATTGAAAATTATCAAAAGGTTGATAAAACCAATCAAGCCAGAAATGCAATTATACATGCTTGTTATTTAAATAAAGACTTAATTAAGCAACTAGCACACAGCAATATTCCTGTTGGTTTTGAAATGTGCTCACTTAAAAATAACTTTGTCAGAGAATTAGATGAAAGTTTTTTACCATTTAAAACATGTCTTGATAATCAAGTCAATGTAGGAATGTCAACTGACCATTTAGTGTTTCCCTTAGAACCACTTAATAATGTTTATTGAGCGGTTAATCACCCCAATAAACAAGAGAGAGTAAGTATTTATCAAGCTATTGATGCATACACAAAAGGATCGGCATATTTTATGAATGCTGAAAAAATCATGGGTCAAATTAAAACAGATTATCTAGCTAATTTTGTGATTTATGAACAAGATATTTTTGATGTAAATCGCATAGAACAACTCAAAACCATTAAACCATTTCAAACATGATTTAGAGGAAAAGTTGTTTGATCAAACCAAAAATAA
- a CDS encoding restriction endonuclease subunit S: MLQVAQWGEYKLEDLFHIKSSKKIFHANAIKIYNKQIQDSLPYITRTEKNNGVRGFIKESPEYSNPENSISFGKDTFRVFYQNERFFTGNNINVLIAKFSQSKKNILRFITLCIQRAVDEFKWGKNFDLDDIKNVNILLPLKNNKIDFEFMESFIEKIETAKIIQLESYLTITGLKDYLLTEQENLSIERLLENKNVKPIEWKEFKISDLFSIKSSIGYDEGSLKFVDNSLKAFEFIARTKVNYGVKGYIEKQETEPNEKDVISIIQIGDIVAQIRKNEWYSSQNIFILKPRDKRLLTQFVVSAINKMLERYRGGYSSYPTLKTLIEDKICLPVQNNEIDFEFMENLVFALEKQIIKNVIDWKDLKIKYSKQAIEQK, encoded by the coding sequence ATGTTACAAGTTGCTCAGTGAGGTGAATATAAACTTGAAGATTTATTTCATATTAAGTCAAGCAAAAAAATATTCCACGCGAACGCTATTAAAATATACAATAAACAAATCCAAGACTCATTACCTTACATAACAAGAACTGAGAAGAATAACGGAGTAAGGGGATTTATCAAAGAAAGTCCAGAATATAGTAACCCTGAAAATTCAATTTCGTTTGGGAAAGACACTTTTAGAGTTTTTTATCAAAATGAAAGGTTTTTTACTGGCAACAATATTAATGTTTTAATTGCCAAATTTTCTCAGTCAAAGAAAAATATCCTGAGATTTATTACCTTATGTATTCAAAGAGCTGTTGATGAGTTTAAATGAGGAAAAAACTTTGATCTTGACGATATTAAAAATGTAAATATTCTTCTTCCGTTAAAAAACAACAAAATAGATTTCGAATTTATGGAAAGTTTTATAGAAAAAATTGAAACTGCAAAAATTATCCAACTAGAATCTTATTTAACTATTACAGGTTTAAAAGATTACTTATTAACTGAACAAGAAAATCTTTCCATAGAAAGATTGTTAGAAAATAAAAACGTTAAACCAATTGAGTGAAAAGAATTTAAAATATCTGATTTATTCTCAATTAAAAGCTCAATAGGATACGATGAAGGGTCGCTTAAATTTGTTGACAACAGCCTAAAAGCTTTTGAATTTATAGCAAGAACAAAAGTTAATTATGGAGTTAAAGGTTATATTGAAAAACAAGAAACTGAACCAAATGAAAAGGATGTGATATCAATAATTCAAATTGGTGATATTGTCGCACAAATTAGAAAAAATGAATGATATTCAAGTCAAAATATTTTTATTCTTAAACCTCGTGATAAAAGACTACTTACTCAATTTGTTGTGTCGGCAATCAATAAAATGCTAGAAAGATATAGAGGCGGATATTCAAGTTATCCTACATTAAAAACATTAATCGAAGATAAAATCTGCCTACCGGTTCAAAATAATGAAATAGATTTTGAGTTTATGGAAAATTTAGTTTTTGCTCTTGAAAAGCAAATTATAAAAAATGTTATAGATTGAAAGGATCTCAAAATCAAATATTCTAAGCAAGCAATAGAGCAAAAATAG
- a CDS encoding class I SAM-dependent DNA methyltransferase: MSKRMRDALCGSSKTENKTGVGEPDLHIEKYKIPVIFENKLYSKKLIDKNKEGISEDASSIRNFAVNGALYYAKEMIESNLYKEVIAIGVAGNSDEDAQIQVYYVHGPSMKIAKLMSQYTNLGFLENDKTFDNFYEDAILSEKEKHQLIISSKKILKEYSTKLNKLMHNLSITASQRVLYVSGMLLSMQDVIRDDGSSLLEGLVPDKLKGHSPETDQRDGKMIVGHIKEFLNQRNIDSDKKELMLASFSEISKDKQRDLLIDSDELVSNFLPFKSSKNKQIFTFIYEYIFKQINNISRNIDIVGEMYSEFLKYAYGDGKEIGIVLTPPYITQLMAEIINVSEENKVMDLAAGSGGFLISSMNMMIDSAERKYGKGTTKAKNKILEIKKKRLLGVELNAEMYTLAATNMILRGDGSSNIQKGDTFNTPEELYINFKADRLLLNPPFSFEENGMPFLKFGLERMQKGGLAAIIIQDSAGTGKARVSNKIILKNNTLLASIKMPVDLFQPMAGVATSIYIFQAGIPHDFNKTVKFVDFRKDGYKRTDRGIREIDRPEERYRALIDIYKNGLLAKVDPELFNIKEIYVEDFITQSGEDWNFDQHKKVELKPNLSDFKKTIADFLSWEVQKIFQSNALRDENLKK; the protein is encoded by the coding sequence ATGTCTAAGCGTATGAGGGATGCACTTTGCGGAAGTTCAAAAACTGAAAATAAAACCGGAGTCGGTGAACCTGATTTACACATAGAGAAATACAAAATTCCAGTTATTTTTGAGAATAAGCTTTATTCTAAAAAATTAATTGACAAAAACAAAGAAGGAATTAGCGAAGATGCTAGTTCAATTCGAAACTTTGCTGTCAATGGGGCATTGTATTATGCCAAAGAAATGATAGAAAGCAATCTTTATAAAGAAGTTATTGCTATTGGTGTAGCAGGTAATAGCGATGAAGATGCACAAATACAGGTGTATTATGTACATGGTCCATCAATGAAAATCGCAAAATTAATGTCTCAATACACTAATCTAGGTTTTCTTGAAAACGACAAAACCTTTGATAATTTTTATGAAGATGCAATCTTAAGTGAAAAAGAAAAACACCAATTAATCATCAGTAGTAAGAAAATATTAAAAGAATATTCAACTAAGCTAAATAAATTAATGCACAATCTTAGTATTACAGCCTCACAAAGAGTTTTATATGTTTCAGGAATGCTTTTATCAATGCAGGATGTTATTCGTGATGATGGTTCATCTCTATTAGAAGGATTGGTTCCTGATAAGCTCAAAGGACATTCACCCGAAACTGATCAACGTGATGGAAAAATGATTGTTGGACATATTAAAGAGTTTTTAAATCAAAGAAATATTGACAGTGATAAAAAAGAGCTTATGCTAGCTTCGTTTTCGGAAATTTCAAAAGATAAGCAAAGAGATTTGCTCATTGATAGTGACGAACTAGTTTCTAATTTTCTACCATTTAAAAGTAGCAAAAATAAACAAATTTTTACTTTTATTTATGAATACATTTTCAAACAAATTAACAATATTTCTCGCAACATTGATATTGTTGGAGAAATGTATTCAGAGTTTTTAAAATATGCTTATGGAGACGGAAAAGAAATCGGAATTGTTCTTACACCCCCTTACATTACTCAGTTAATGGCTGAAATTATAAATGTTAGCGAAGAAAATAAGGTAATGGATTTAGCGGCTGGTTCGGGGGGATTTTTAATCAGTAGTATGAACATGATGATTGATAGTGCTGAACGAAAATACGGTAAAGGAACAACTAAAGCTAAAAACAAAATTCTCGAAATTAAAAAGAAAAGACTTTTGGGTGTTGAATTAAATGCTGAAATGTACACACTAGCCGCCACAAACATGATTCTTCGTGGTGATGGCTCAAGCAACATTCAAAAAGGAGATACTTTTAACACTCCAGAAGAGCTTTATATTAACTTTAAAGCTGACCGTTTGTTGTTAAATCCTCCTTTTTCGTTTGAAGAAAATGGAATGCCCTTTTTGAAATTTGGATTAGAAAGAATGCAAAAAGGTGGATTGGCCGCAATTATTATCCAAGATAGTGCAGGAACTGGCAAAGCTCGTGTTTCTAACAAAATAATTCTAAAAAACAACACATTACTTGCAAGTATCAAAATGCCAGTTGATTTATTCCAACCAATGGCTGGAGTTGCAACTAGTATTTATATATTTCAAGCTGGCATACCACATGATTTTAACAAGACTGTTAAGTTTGTTGATTTTAGAAAAGATGGTTATAAAAGAACAGATAGAGGAATTAGGGAAATAGATCGACCCGAAGAAAGATATAGAGCATTGATTGATATTTATAAAAATGGGCTATTAGCAAAAGTCGACCCTGAATTATTTAATATAAAAGAAATTTATGTTGAGGATTTTATTACTCAAAGTGGAGAAGACTGAAATTTTGATCAGCATAAAAAAGTAGAATTAAAACCCAATTTAAGTGATTTTAAGAAAACGATTGCTGATTTTCTTTCTTGGGAAGTACAAAAGATCTTTCAAAGTAATGCATTGAGAGATGAAAACTTAAAAAAGTAG